The Sphingopyxis sp. CCNWLW2 genome contains the following window.
GCTGGTCGCATGGCGAGGCGGCGGCGATCATGGGCCTGCCATTGGGGACGCTCAAATCGCTCGTCTTGCGCGGGCGGGCAAAGGCGCAGAAGATGATCGGCGAAGGAGCGGACGCATGACGGCGCCGGACGATCAGAACATCGACGCGATGCTGGCCGCGATGCTGGCGCCGCCCGCGCGGCCGGGTGATCGCGGCTTTGCGGCCGGGGTCGAGCGCGCGATCGATGCGCAGGCGGCTTATGCCCGCGCGCGGAGGCGCTTCTGGCGCAGCTTTGCGTTCGAGGCGCTGGCGATCGGCGCGTTGCTCGCGGCGCTGTGGCTCTTGTCGTCGGCGCCCTTGCTCGCGCCGCTTGCCGGAGCGACGCATTGGGGGCTTGCGCCGCCGCTGCTGCTTATCCTGCTGCTCTGGTTCGGGACGCAGCGCTGGCGGCAAGCCTAGCGCGTCCGGCTTTAGCTGGCGGGCACATCCTCGCCATCGATGCCCTGATATTTAAGCTGGAGATAGCGTTCGCGCGTCGCGAGCTTGTCGAGCTCGCCCGCGGCGAGGCTGCGCGCGGCGTTGCCGATCTCGCTTTCGAGCATCTTCAATCCGCCGACGAGCGTCTCGTCGGGAGTGCGCCCGGCGTGCGCTTCGGTGCGGAGGCCCGCGGGAATGCGCTGATAGCCCGCGACGAGTTCGGGTAAATCCTCACCGACGAGCTTGCGGATATTCGCCGCTGCGGGGCTCGCCGCGTCGAGCGTCTGGAGCTGCGGCGCGAGCAGGTCGAGCTGGACGCCGATGCCGTCGACGAGCTGGCGCGCGGGGGCCGGGAGCGCGGGGCGCTGTGCCTCGAGCCAGATTTCGGTGCGGCCCGCGAGCTGCTTGAGGTCGGTCTTGGGCAGATCGGCCTGGCGCGGTTCGGGAAAGGGCGAGCGGCCGAACAGCACCGCGACCCCGATCAGGAGGATGAACAGCGCGAGCAGCCCGGTGAAACCGAGCGGCTGGATCAGTGCGCCGAACACCGCGGCGCCGATCAGCACGATCCCGCCCGCGATCAGCACACGGCCGAGCTTTTTATACAGGTGCTGACGGCGCAGCGCGACGCTCTTGGTGCCGATCGGGCGGCGGCGTTCGCGCGACCGTTCGATCGCCGAGGCGGCCGAAATGCGGATCTTGTCGACTTCGCTCATGCTCATATTTTGCCTTAGCCTTCGAGCGACGCGAGCGGGCTGTCGGCGCCGCCGACGCTGGCCTGCGCCTGGCTCGCGCCCTCGGCGCGCGCGATATAGCCCTTCGACTTCGCGACCTCGCCCTCGAGCGTCGTCACGGTCGTCTTCATGCTGTCGAGCGCCTTCAGCTTGAAGGTGTCGATCGCGTCCATCGTGTCATAGATATTCTGGAACGCGCGCTGCAGCGTTTCCATCGGGATCGTGCTCGACGCCGCCTGTTCGTGGATGCGCGCGGTGTTGTCCTTCAGCATCTTCGACGTGCCGTCGATGATGTTCGCGGTTGTCGTGTTGAGCGCGGTGATCTGTTCGAGCACCAGCTTCTGGTTCGTCATCGCCTGCGCGACGGTGATCGCGGTCTTGAGCGCACCGACGGTCGTCGTCGAGGCGCGGTCGACGCCCTTCACCAGCTCGACATTATTCTTTTTGACGAGGTCGAGCGCGAGATAGCCTTGCACCGTCACCGCCATTTGGGTCAGCAAATCCTGCGTCCGCTGGCGCGCATAGAAAAGCGCATTCTCGCGGATCACCTTGGCTTTCGCGGGATCGACGCCGTCGAGTTCGGTCGCCTTGGCTTCGAGCTTGGCGTCGAGCGTGCCCGCGATGTGGACCATCTGTTCGAGCTTGCCCATCGCTTCCCACAGCTTGCGGCGCTCGACGTCGATCGCGGCATTGTCCATCAACAGC
Protein-coding sequences here:
- a CDS encoding toxic anion resistance protein gives rise to the protein MSELTATATATDELKLTPPDPVPAVSPEKAAGLVPLSTEQKSKLEERVDGFIDDLVAQDVNSPAFGQKVDQITNMGRKEMLEAANQSNRFLDRPIKAMDRDTDIGMNLIELRNTVERLDPSANGKLLSKRGFFDKILGNKVGNYFAQYRSAQTHIGGILTALANGKDELLMDNAAIDVERRKLWEAMGKLEQMVHIAGTLDAKLEAKATELDGVDPAKAKVIRENALFYARQRTQDLLTQMAVTVQGYLALDLVKKNNVELVKGVDRASTTTVGALKTAITVAQAMTNQKLVLEQITALNTTTANIIDGTSKMLKDNTARIHEQAASSTIPMETLQRAFQNIYDTMDAIDTFKLKALDSMKTTVTTLEGEVAKSKGYIARAEGASQAQASVGGADSPLASLEG